Below is a window of Brachyspira pilosicoli DNA.
ATAACTTAAAATCATTTCCTTTATATTTTACCCTAGGGTTTGATGACCTAATAAAATACTCGCTTGCATCAGCTCTGTTTTGATGAAGTTCCTCAAGTACAATTTTTCTCTCTATCTCTGGGATATTGTCTAATAATTTAGCTTTTAATGTTATAAGCCTCTTATCTAAGCTTTGAAGTTTTTCAAATGTTGATTCATTAGCATAACAATTAGCAATAAATACAGCATCTGCCCCTAAGAAAAATAATTCCATAGCCTGTATTTCTATAGGCATATTTCTATGTTCTTCTAAAGTACATATACCGTCATCTACAGGCCAAGGACCAAAATCTGCTTCTTTTGCATTAATAAAGGCTGATGATTTTATAGAGTGCTTTTTAAAACGATTCATGCTTTCAATAAATAGTTTTTTATCTAATCCGCTGTAAGCATGAGGATAAAAATTGTAGCAGCCTATTAAATTTTCTTTATTAGGATAATAATTCATTATAGTATCTATATATGAGGTAGAATTACTCATATTTAATTCTATTTTTAAATCATAATCATTATAAGTCATTAAACTCTCTTCATTTCCGCTAAATCCTAAATCTAATCTTATAGCCCAAGCTCCTAATTTATGAAAAAACTCTAAATTATCATAAGATATTTCCAAAGATTTAAATACCGCTGGAGAAATATCTAAAGTAGTTTTTATTCCTTTCTCTTTGGCATAATTTATAACCTCAGAAAACTCTTTTATAATCTCTTCTTTAGAGTGCTCAACAGATAATAAACACATAAAACATCTTGTAAATCCATATTTAGAAGCTAAGTCTATATAAGATTTATTATCTTCCATTTTTGAATGAAATGGATAAATAGAAATACCTAACTCTCTCATAAAAGTATATCCTAATAATTAATTTATTTTTATATATTATTATTGAACTTTTAAGTTTAAAGCGAAATCTAATATTTTCTCACCATTCATCATACCGTAATCTTTAAAATCTATAACATCTAATGGTTTATTCTTTTCTTTAGCTTTTGCTTGGAATTCTTTAAGTTGGAATTTTACTTGCGGTCCAAGTAAAAATATATCGTAACTATCTAAAAGCTCGTTAAATCTTGCAGTAGATACAGCTTCTATTTCTACTTCAATATTCTTTTTTGCAGCGGACTCTTTCATTTTTTTTACAACCATACTTGTAGACATTCCTGCTGAACATAATAATAAAATTTTAGTCATATATATTTACCTCTTTTTTTATTTTTTATATTATAAAGATAACACTTTATATTAATAACTCAAACAATAAAATTTCTACTTTAATCTGGTAATTTTTTGTGTCTTATTTTTAAATAATAATATATAATATTAATATATTATAAGTTTATATGAGTTATGAAAAGTAAATATATAAAAGAACTATTATCCATTATCTCTAATGAATCATATATCACAGCAGAAATGTTAGCAAAAAAATTGCAAATAAGCGAGAAAACTGTAAGAACAAAAATATCAGAATTAAATAAAGAATTAGAAAATACAGGTATTAAAGTAGTTTCCAAAGCCCGATATGGTTATATTTTGGAATGTGACAGTCATAAAGATATATCAAATATTAATTTTAATGCACATATATTTAATGATTTTGAATATAGATTAAAGTATATATTTGAACATCTTATCAATAATAATAACATATATATAAAATCTGATAACCTTATAAATGCATTGGATATATCTAAAACAACTCTCACAAATACATTAAAAATTATAGAAGATAATATTAGATATTATAATCTAAAAATAGAACGCAAGCCAAATTATGGTATTAAATTAATTGGTAAAGAATTTGATATTAGAAATTGTATAATAGACTATTATTTAAAACAACAAATATATGATAAAAAATATATAAATAAAACTATAGAAAATTTAGTAATTGATTTTATAAAAATAAATGATATAAAATTATCTGAAGTAAACTTAGAAAATTTTATATTATATATTTCTGTATCAATAGAGAGAATAAAAGAAAATAAAAATATAAGTGATTATGATGATAGTATATTAAAAGATGTAAAAAAAGAAGAATTAAAATTAGCAAAAAAGTTATCAAATATATTAGAAAAAGAATTAGATATTAAATTAAATGAAACAGAGATAATTTTTATAGCAATTCATATAGCGTCAAAAAGTTTATTAGCAAATAGCGAAAATTACATTATACAAAATAAATTAGATAATGTAGTTCAAGATATGCTTGATTTGATATACAATAATTTAAAAATAGATTTAAGGGATAATTTAAACTTAAGACTGCTTCTTAACCATCACATGATACCGCTTGATATAAGAATAAGATATAATGTTTTACAAAAAAATCCAATGCTTAGCGACATAAAAACTAATTATTCTTTAGCATATCTAATAGCATCAGAAGCCAATACTGTGCTTAAAACATATTATAATAAAGAAATATCAGATGATGAAGTTGGTTTTTTAGCATTGTTGTTTCAAATAGCTTTAGAAGAAAATAGTGAAGAGAAAAAGAAAATCAATATTTTAATAGTGTGCGGAAGCGGAAAAACTACTTCAAAACTTCTTATGCATAAATATAAAAAAGAGTTTTCTGACTATATAGAAAATATTTATACTACAGATTTAATAATGTTAAAAGATTTTGATTTCTCTAAAGTAGATTATATATTTTCTACAGTGCCTATAGTTTTTCAAGTACCTGTTCCTATTGTGCATATAGGATTATTCTTAGAAACCAATGATATTATAAAAGTAAGAAATGTGTTGGATTTATCTGAAAATGATTTTTTAAATAATTATTATAATAAAAAATTATTCTCTACAAATATAAAAG
It encodes the following:
- a CDS encoding PTS sugar transporter subunit IIB, translated to MTKILLLCSAGMSTSMVVKKMKESAAKKNIEVEIEAVSTARFNELLDSYDIFLLGPQVKFQLKEFQAKAKEKNKPLDVIDFKDYGMMNGEKILDFALNLKVQ
- a CDS encoding DUF871 domain-containing protein is translated as MRELGISIYPFHSKMEDNKSYIDLASKYGFTRCFMCLLSVEHSKEEIIKEFSEVINYAKEKGIKTTLDISPAVFKSLEISYDNLEFFHKLGAWAIRLDLGFSGNEESLMTYNDYDLKIELNMSNSTSYIDTIMNYYPNKENLIGCYNFYPHAYSGLDKKLFIESMNRFKKHSIKSSAFINAKEADFGPWPVDDGICTLEEHRNMPIEIQAMELFFLGADAVFIANCYANESTFEKLQSLDKRLITLKAKLLDNIPEIERKIVLEELHQNRADASEYFIRSSNPRVKYKGNDFKLFNAAADIKRGDILIDSSKYGSYAGEMQIALKDMKNTGRTNVVGRVNEEYLFLLDYINMAQRFKIRE
- a CDS encoding BglG family transcription antiterminator codes for the protein MKSKYIKELLSIISNESYITAEMLAKKLQISEKTVRTKISELNKELENTGIKVVSKARYGYILECDSHKDISNINFNAHIFNDFEYRLKYIFEHLINNNNIYIKSDNLINALDISKTTLTNTLKIIEDNIRYYNLKIERKPNYGIKLIGKEFDIRNCIIDYYLKQQIYDKKYINKTIENLVIDFIKINDIKLSEVNLENFILYISVSIERIKENKNISDYDDSILKDVKKEELKLAKKLSNILEKELDIKLNETEIIFIAIHIASKSLLANSENYIIQNKLDNVVQDMLDLIYNNLKIDLRDNLNLRLLLNHHMIPLDIRIRYNVLQKNPMLSDIKTNYSLAYLIASEANTVLKTYYNKEISDDEVGFLALLFQIALEENSEEKKKINILIVCGSGKTTSKLLMHKYKKEFSDYIENIYTTDLIMLKDFDFSKVDYIFSTVPIVFQVPVPIVHIGLFLETNDIIKVRNVLDLSENDFLNNYYNKKLFSTNIKGNSREEIIKNICKNIKKYINIPDNFYDLVMKRESLSETDFGNLVAIPHPFEIVTDETFVFVAILEKPIIWYKNNVQVVFLISISNKKDDNLQKFYQYTVDFLLNEKNVIKLIENKNFENLMYLLKNSSGE